In the Micromonospora narathiwatensis genome, one interval contains:
- a CDS encoding archease: protein MERRPARGHRNVPHTADVRIEAWAPDREECVAEAVAAMLDVFVDTAGATADATSETRYAVPPGDDADMLVAVLDEVIFRLETAGVLPLASDVRAADGGLLVRWWTVDADAVELIGAVPKAVSLHELRFGPDRDGWSCAVTLDV, encoded by the coding sequence ATGGAGCGACGACCGGCACGGGGCCACCGGAACGTGCCGCACACCGCCGACGTGCGGATCGAGGCGTGGGCGCCCGACCGGGAGGAATGCGTCGCCGAGGCGGTGGCCGCGATGTTGGACGTCTTCGTCGACACCGCCGGCGCGACGGCGGACGCGACGAGCGAGACGCGGTACGCCGTGCCGCCCGGCGACGATGCCGACATGCTTGTCGCCGTCCTCGACGAGGTGATCTTCCGGCTGGAGACGGCGGGCGTGCTGCCGCTGGCCAGCGACGTACGCGCGGCCGACGGCGGGCTGCTGGTGCGGTGGTGGACGGTCGACGCCGACGCGGTGGAGCTGATCGGCGCGGTGCCCAAGGCGGTGTCCCTGCACGAGCTGCGCTTCGGCCCCGACCGGGACGGCTGGTCCTGCGCGGTGACGCTGGACGTCTGA